A genomic window from Candidatus Cloacimonadota bacterium includes:
- a CDS encoding thiamine pyrophosphate-dependent enzyme, with translation MKKLLLLGDEAIGQGALDAGLSGAFGYPGTPSTEIVEYIQGNKKAIEKKIHLDWSANEKTSMEEALGMSYAGKRCIVTMKHVGLNVAADAYMNSAITGANGGIIVAVADDPSMHSSQNEQDSRAYGKFALLPMLEPCNQQEAYDMPRKAFELSEKYHIPIMLRITTRLAHSRAGVEKKEELPENKLHMPEDPNQFMLLPAFARTKYNKLLEVQNEFEKESENSEYNQYFDGDDKSLGIIACGLGYNYLLENFVDEKCPYPILKIGQYPIPRKQIKKITSECDEILILEEGMPIVEESLRGHLDNTLKIKGRLDHTVPRAGELDPNVVRKALGLEIEAKLEIPEIVVGRPPELCIGCPHRDTYIDLNAVMDEYGRGHVFSDIGCYTLGFLPPFKAISTCVCMGASITMAVGAAAAGFFPSIAAIGDSTFGHSGMTGLLDAVNKKSNVVIIILDNDITAMTGMQDSAVEGKIEKICKGIGVEPEHIRVFVPLKKNHAENVKIIQEEIDYNGVSVIIPRRECIHARKAKQKREQFKFDSGGNK, from the coding sequence ATGAAAAAACTTTTATTGTTAGGCGATGAAGCTATCGGACAAGGTGCTTTAGACGCTGGTTTGTCCGGTGCATTTGGTTATCCCGGAACGCCATCAACTGAAATCGTCGAATATATTCAAGGAAACAAAAAAGCTATTGAGAAGAAAATTCATCTCGATTGGTCTGCAAATGAGAAGACTTCGATGGAAGAAGCCCTCGGAATGTCTTATGCGGGAAAAAGATGTATTGTAACAATGAAGCACGTGGGTTTGAACGTAGCCGCAGATGCATATATGAATTCTGCAATTACAGGTGCAAATGGTGGAATAATTGTTGCTGTGGCAGATGATCCATCTATGCATTCTTCTCAAAATGAGCAGGATTCTCGTGCCTACGGAAAATTTGCATTGCTCCCGATGTTGGAACCGTGCAATCAGCAAGAAGCTTACGATATGCCACGAAAGGCTTTTGAATTATCAGAAAAATATCACATACCGATAATGCTCAGAATCACTACCCGCCTTGCTCATTCTCGTGCCGGAGTAGAAAAAAAAGAGGAATTACCGGAAAATAAATTACACATGCCGGAAGACCCTAACCAATTTATGTTGCTCCCTGCTTTTGCACGTACGAAGTATAATAAATTGCTCGAAGTCCAGAATGAATTTGAGAAAGAATCTGAAAATTCTGAATATAATCAATATTTTGATGGAGATGATAAAAGTTTGGGAATCATTGCCTGCGGATTAGGTTACAACTATCTCTTAGAAAATTTTGTTGATGAAAAATGTCCTTATCCTATTTTGAAAATCGGACAGTATCCCATTCCACGAAAGCAAATTAAAAAAATCACTTCCGAATGTGATGAAATTCTCATCCTCGAAGAGGGAATGCCTATTGTGGAAGAAAGTCTTCGTGGTCATCTTGATAATACTCTAAAAATCAAGGGACGTCTTGACCATACTGTTCCACGTGCTGGTGAATTAGATCCAAATGTTGTGCGGAAAGCTTTGGGACTTGAGATTGAAGCTAAATTGGAAATCCCGGAGATCGTTGTTGGTCGCCCCCCGGAACTTTGCATTGGTTGCCCCCATCGAGATACTTACATAGATCTGAATGCCGTTATGGATGAGTATGGACGAGGTCATGTATTTTCTGACATTGGCTGCTATACTCTCGGATTTCTGCCTCCTTTCAAAGCGATTAGCACTTGCGTTTGTATGGGTGCTTCCATCACAATGGCTGTGGGAGCAGCTGCAGCTGGATTTTTCCCATCTATAGCGGCGATAGGTGATTCAACCTTCGGACATTCCGGAATGACCGGTTTGTTAGATGCGGTTAATAAAAAATCGAATGTTGTCATAATAATTTTAGATAACGATATTACGGCAATGACCGGTATGCAGGATTCTGCCGTTGAAGGAAAAATTGAAAAAATTTGCAAAGGCATCGGCGTGGAACCAGAACACATTCGCGTATTTGTTCCTCTAAAGAA